Proteins encoded together in one Labrus mixtus chromosome 18, fLabMix1.1, whole genome shotgun sequence window:
- the oip5 gene encoding protein Mis18-beta — translation MMEFDGSLLVKCSRDVKLHKTLEDTQRMTLHCQECHTVLGDSLGVCGDIKCLDSILCLRVTDDVVVSDNKEFGQKGEMANCIYSSLKCRGCRSPVGKVIHSSPSRLASIRSIFLLYKSNVSCYILTSSSMVNASTLTFDLRGFTHSMTEVRQQFEAQLDQMSLTKSRLADRSVNSLLSLSRS, via the exons ATGATGGAGTTCGACGGGAGTCTCTTAGTTAAATGTTCCAGGGATGTAAAACTGCACAAAACGTTAGAAGACACACAGCGGATGACTCTCCACTGTCAGGAGTGTCACACAGTGCTGGGGGACTCGCTCGGTGTTTGTGGGGACATTAAATGTTTGGACTCGATCCTGTGTCTCA GAGTGACCGATGACGTGGTCGTGAGCGACAACAaggagtttggacagaaagggGAAATGGCTAATTG CATCTACAGCTCTCTAAAATGTCGCGGCTGTCGCTCTCCTGTTGGGAAAGTCATCCACTCATCGCCGTCCCGTTTGGCCTCGATCCGCTCCATCTTTCTGCTTTACAAATCAAACGTCAGCTG ctacATCCTCACCAGCAGCTCCATGGTGAACGCGTCAACACTCACATTTGATCTGAGGGGCTTCACACACAGCATGACTGAG gtcagGCAGCAGTTTGAAGCTCAGCTGGATCAGATGTCTCTCACTAAGAGCAGACTGGCTGACAGGAGCGTCAACAGTCTGCTGTCACTCAGTCGAAGCTGA